A genomic region of Glycine max cultivar Williams 82 chromosome 15, Glycine_max_v4.0, whole genome shotgun sequence contains the following coding sequences:
- the LOC100807787 gene encoding uncharacterized protein isoform X1, whose product MLAENDDMPIGWPFGLGFLNMRLRVGESLPAASVAPYQLHVPSTSFSSFSSSNLDTESTASFFQDNSVSLAQLIGIRPGDRGRLYYPNSLRFEERKKKLAKSSGSDGSKVQGMDTSRVICIPLLKIRKSKKSSRN is encoded by the exons ATGCTTGCAGAG AATGATGACATGCCTATTGGTTGGCCATTTGGGCTTGGCTTCTTGAACATGAGACTTAGAGTTGGGGAATCCCTCCCAGCAGCTTCAGTGGCACCATACCAACTGCACGTGCCATCCACCagtttctcttcattttcatcCTCTAACCTTGATACTGAG TCTACAGCATCGTTTTTCCAAGACAACAGTGTATCCCTTGCGCAGCTAATTGGAATTAGACCAGGTGACAGAGGGCGCCTGTATTATCCAAACTCATTGAGGTTtgaagaaaggaagaagaaattaGCAAAGAGTTCCGGTTCTGATGGCTCTAAAGTACAAGGAATGGATACGTCTCGAGTCATTTGCATACCCTTGCTAAAGATTAGAAAGAGTAAGAAGAGTTCAAGGAACTAG
- the LOC100806196 gene encoding protein NUCLEAR FUSION DEFECTIVE 6, mitochondrial isoform X4, which yields MSAARCLLRSAASRAAGAANLAAGARPRPARSPFRLPKQTSISNRVFRLPVEASFCVESMLPYHSATASALLNSMLSVSRHSYGWTPEGS from the exons ATGTCCGCCGCCAGGTGTTTGCTTCGCTCCGCCGCCTCCCGAGCAGCCGGTGCGGCCAATCTGGCTGCCGGAGCTAGACCGAGACCGGCACGATCTCCGTTTCGGCTCCCAAAGCAAACCTCAATCTCCAATCGCGTTTTTAG gtTACCGGTCGAAGCGAGTTTCTGCGTGGAATCGATGCTTCCTTATCACAGTGCTACTGCTTCCGCATTGCTGAATTCGATGCTCTCTGTGTCTCGCCACTCCTATGGTTGGACCCCTGAAG GGTCGTGA
- the LOC100805659 gene encoding protein E6, with translation MAPSSNYISFLFLTTLLFALQITARDSQFFSKVTHFDKDNAKVTELPNKEAPEVNKPEQQPPFIPETENSYGLYGHHDESNQVPSTTPTSYHPYKTKFENSNNKYYNNDAYNTRFSETSYNNNNNKYYNKDSYEGNQYELSDTKYTEEGYNNKYHNSYQNNYNNDAANDKYSYNNNNNNKNYNAHNNRYNTYNNNAVSRYNGERQGMSDTRFLEGGKYFYDVGAEKYNPTNYGDSSREVNTNNWYNNRGVNYNGYQNQEEFEDEHKNFEP, from the coding sequence ATGGCTCCCTCATCAAACtacatttctttccttttcctcACTACGCTTTTGTTTGCTCTTCAAATCACTGCTAGAGACAGCCAGTTCTTCAGCAAAGTCACCCATTTCGACAAAGACAATGCCAAAGTGACAGAACTTCCCAACAAAGAAGCACCAGAAGTAAACAAGCCAGAGCAACAACCACCTTTCATTCCCGAGACTGAAAACAGCTATGGCCTATATGGTCATCATGATGAGTCTAACCAAGTCCCCTCCACCACCCCGACTTCTTACCACCCCTACAAGACCAAGTTTGAGAACTCCAACAACAAGTACTACAACAATGATGCCTATAACACAAGGTTCTCCGAAACcagttacaacaacaacaacaacaagtatTACAACAAGGATTCTTATGAGGGTAACCAATATGAGTTAAGTGACACAAAGTACACAGAAGAAGGATACAACAACAAGTATCACAACTCCTATCAGAACAACTACAACAACGATGCTGCCAATGACAAATACtcctacaacaacaacaacaacaacaaaaattacaatGCTCACAATAACAGGTACAATACTTACAACAACAATGCTGTTAGCAGGTACAATGGTGAGAGGCAAGGAATGAGTGACACAAGGTTTTTGGAGGGTGGAAAGTACTTTTATGACGTTGGCGCGGAGAAGTACAATCCAACAAACTATGGTGACTCGTCTAGGGAAGTGAACACTAACAATTGGTACAACAACAGAGGTGTCAACTACAATGGATACCAGAACCAGGAGGAGTTTGAAGATGAGCATAAGAACTTTGAGCCATGA
- the LOC100807787 gene encoding uncharacterized protein isoform X2: MNDDMPIGWPFGLGFLNMRLRVGESLPAASVAPYQLHVPSTSFSSFSSSNLDTESTASFFQDNSVSLAQLIGIRPGDRGRLYYPNSLRFEERKKKLAKSSGSDGSKVQGMDTSRVICIPLLKIRKSKKSSRN; encoded by the exons ATG AATGATGACATGCCTATTGGTTGGCCATTTGGGCTTGGCTTCTTGAACATGAGACTTAGAGTTGGGGAATCCCTCCCAGCAGCTTCAGTGGCACCATACCAACTGCACGTGCCATCCACCagtttctcttcattttcatcCTCTAACCTTGATACTGAG TCTACAGCATCGTTTTTCCAAGACAACAGTGTATCCCTTGCGCAGCTAATTGGAATTAGACCAGGTGACAGAGGGCGCCTGTATTATCCAAACTCATTGAGGTTtgaagaaaggaagaagaaattaGCAAAGAGTTCCGGTTCTGATGGCTCTAAAGTACAAGGAATGGATACGTCTCGAGTCATTTGCATACCCTTGCTAAAGATTAGAAAGAGTAAGAAGAGTTCAAGGAACTAG
- the LOC100806196 gene encoding protein NUCLEAR FUSION DEFECTIVE 6, mitochondrial isoform X2: MSAARCLLRSAASRAAGAANLAAGARPRPARSPFRLPKQTSISNRVFRLPVEASFCVESMLPYHSATASALLNSMLSVSRHSYGWTPEDCNDDV; this comes from the exons ATGTCCGCCGCCAGGTGTTTGCTTCGCTCCGCCGCCTCCCGAGCAGCCGGTGCGGCCAATCTGGCTGCCGGAGCTAGACCGAGACCGGCACGATCTCCGTTTCGGCTCCCAAAGCAAACCTCAATCTCCAATCGCGTTTTTAG gtTACCGGTCGAAGCGAGTTTCTGCGTGGAATCGATGCTTCCTTATCACAGTGCTACTGCTTCCGCATTGCTGAATTCGATGCTCTCTGTGTCTCGCCACTCCTATGGTTGGACCCCTGAAG ATTGCAATGATGATGTATGA
- the LOC100806196 gene encoding protein NUCLEAR FUSION DEFECTIVE 6, mitochondrial isoform X3: MSAARCLLRSAASRAAGAANLAAGARPRPARSPFRLPKQTSISNRVFRLPVEASFCVESMLPYHSATASALLNSMLSVSRHSYGWTPEDG; the protein is encoded by the exons ATGTCCGCCGCCAGGTGTTTGCTTCGCTCCGCCGCCTCCCGAGCAGCCGGTGCGGCCAATCTGGCTGCCGGAGCTAGACCGAGACCGGCACGATCTCCGTTTCGGCTCCCAAAGCAAACCTCAATCTCCAATCGCGTTTTTAG gtTACCGGTCGAAGCGAGTTTCTGCGTGGAATCGATGCTTCCTTATCACAGTGCTACTGCTTCCGCATTGCTGAATTCGATGCTCTCTGTGTCTCGCCACTCCTATGGTTGGACCCCTGAAG ATGGATGA
- the LOC100806196 gene encoding protein NUCLEAR FUSION DEFECTIVE 6, mitochondrial isoform X1: protein MSAARCLLRSAASRAAGAANLAAGARPRPARSPFRLPKQTSISNRVFRLPVEASFCVESMLPYHSATASALLNSMLSVSRHSYGWTPEGQEKTR, encoded by the exons ATGTCCGCCGCCAGGTGTTTGCTTCGCTCCGCCGCCTCCCGAGCAGCCGGTGCGGCCAATCTGGCTGCCGGAGCTAGACCGAGACCGGCACGATCTCCGTTTCGGCTCCCAAAGCAAACCTCAATCTCCAATCGCGTTTTTAG gtTACCGGTCGAAGCGAGTTTCTGCGTGGAATCGATGCTTCCTTATCACAGTGCTACTGCTTCCGCATTGCTGAATTCGATGCTCTCTGTGTCTCGCCACTCCTATGGTTGGACCCCTGAAG GGCAAGAGAAGACTAGATGA